The Ailuropoda melanoleuca isolate Jingjing unplaced genomic scaffold, ASM200744v2 unplaced-scaffold9667, whole genome shotgun sequence DNA window CTCCTGGGAATGGCACACACGTGGTCACTCTATATTGCATcagtaatggtgatgatgataggtACCACTAAATGTGCCTGGATATACACGCACAACACGATCATGCATACGTTGCTCACCACTcgattctcacaacaaccctgtgaattAAGTTATATCACCCTcgtttaacagatgaggaaactgaggctcagcaaggttaagtgacttgtccaaggtcacaccaaCTGACCAAGAAGGATTTTGCTTAGTCCCTAGGATGAGCTTTACCTGATAATGTTGATTCTGTATCAGGCTGTCAGCGTGGCGTTCCTGTAATTGAAAATGGACAAAGAGCTCACATCAGTGGTCTCCCGGCAACCCACCCActtgaatatatttctaaatattaggGCTGGAGAATAACACAGGAGCTCCTGTCTGACAAACCCCCATGCCTCTGTAAGTTGGAATGATTTTATGCTGTTTAATACAGGGACTGTCATGAAGGATAGGGTTGGGGGGGGAAGatagaaaacaattttgtttaaaaagaaacagaattttaaaaagccttacTGTGAAGCTTCTCAAGTTGTGCCTTCTCCGTCTGCCATCAGGGTCTCTTTTGGGGCAGAAGGTGTTGTTGAACCAGTTGCCAAGGTAGAGAAATGACTTGGGACTGGGGATGATGTTGAAAGGAGGTGGCAAGGTGCCACCTTCATCAAAGTAACTCATCCAGAGCTTTGTCCTTGCAAACTTCCACTCAATATCGGCATGATCCTGTGAAAGGGAGAAGTTCAAGAATTTGGAATTGGAAACTGCAAAATGCACCCATGACTCATTCTAAAAGTTCGGCTTGCTTCTATGGAGGGCAATCTGTCAGTaggtataaaaattcaaattacacATACCCCAGGACCTGGTAATCCTACTTTTAGAGATTTATCTGATCATTATACTTGCAAAAAGATGTATCCACAGGGTC harbors:
- the LOC117800959 gene encoding short transient receptor potential channel 5-like; the encoded protein is DHADIEWKFARTKLWMSYFDEGGTLPPPFNIIPSPKSFLYLGNWFNNTFCPKRDPDGRRRRHNLRSFTERHADSLIQNQHYQEVIRNLVKRYVAAMIRNSKTNEGLTEENFK